From Bradyrhizobium sp. NDS-1, the proteins below share one genomic window:
- a CDS encoding xanthine dehydrogenase family protein molybdopterin-binding subunit has protein sequence MKEKAGVRNEREFPSGKFGQGVGARLPRKEDDRLMRGRGQFVADIRLAGLQDVAFVRSPLAHARIRGIRVPERYRGSVFTAADLVGIKPIRAVSGLPGFKISEQPVLATGKVRQVGELVAMCVAPTRAEAEDIAASVILDLEELPAVYDMLKAREPGSALVHEHWGDNVFLETNYEVDISAALDAPIKVTREISTARQCMSPLEGRGVVATFDPRLDQLTLHSAAQMPHITRSGLAECLGLEEGQIRVISPDVGGGFGHKGILLPEEVCLSWLTMQRGHPVRWTEDRREHLVASSNCREHHYRITLYADRDGTLRGIDCEATVDSGAYSSYPFSACLEAAQVASILPGPYKMPAYRCRTFSIATNKCPILPYRGVARTGVCFALELMLDLVAAEAGLEPGEVRLRNLVQPEQMPFDNITKKHFDSGDYPQAMRRALAAIDVESIRAKQAQGEADGRRIGVGVSIYCEQAAHGTSVYSGWGIPMVPGHEQASARLTPDGGLELRVGVHSHGQGMETTLAQVAHEMLGIDVARIRIILGDTAMTPYSTGTWGSRSMVMAGGAVATACRELGERARRIGAKLLQHDPASVVLQNGEVRGVNGSVSLRAIAHTWYRRPQDLPVDVDPGGLEVTQGYKPVRDSGTFSYAAHAAVVAVDPDVGEVEILDYVIVEDGGVLVNPLVVDGQIYGGLAQGIGTALYEEMPFDASGQPLATTLADYLLPGATEVPAARLDHMETPSPYTQFGVKGIGEGGAIAPPAAIANAVNDALRPLGVELMQSPITPHRVVAAVLAARAAERSAA, from the coding sequence GTGAAGGAGAAAGCCGGCGTGCGCAACGAGCGAGAATTCCCCTCTGGCAAGTTCGGGCAGGGCGTGGGGGCGCGGCTGCCGCGCAAGGAAGACGACCGCCTGATGCGCGGCCGCGGCCAGTTCGTCGCCGACATCCGCCTCGCAGGTCTTCAGGACGTCGCCTTCGTGCGCAGCCCGCTGGCGCATGCGCGAATCCGGGGCATTCGTGTGCCCGAACGCTATCGCGGCAGCGTCTTTACGGCCGCCGACCTCGTCGGCATCAAGCCGATCCGCGCCGTCTCGGGATTGCCGGGTTTCAAGATCTCCGAGCAGCCGGTGCTCGCGACCGGAAAGGTGCGCCAGGTCGGCGAGCTCGTTGCGATGTGTGTCGCTCCGACGCGCGCCGAGGCCGAGGATATCGCCGCATCGGTGATCCTCGATCTGGAAGAGCTGCCCGCCGTCTACGACATGCTGAAGGCGCGCGAGCCGGGCTCGGCCCTGGTGCACGAGCATTGGGGCGACAACGTCTTTCTGGAGACCAATTACGAGGTCGACATCTCCGCCGCGCTCGATGCGCCGATCAAGGTGACGCGCGAGATCTCGACCGCGCGACAATGCATGTCGCCGCTGGAAGGCCGCGGCGTCGTTGCGACCTTCGACCCGCGGCTCGACCAGCTCACGCTGCATTCGGCGGCGCAGATGCCGCACATCACGCGCAGCGGCCTTGCCGAATGTCTCGGCCTGGAGGAAGGGCAGATCCGCGTCATCTCGCCCGATGTCGGCGGCGGCTTTGGCCACAAGGGCATTCTGCTGCCCGAAGAGGTCTGCCTGTCCTGGCTGACGATGCAACGCGGCCATCCGGTGCGCTGGACCGAGGACCGCCGCGAACACCTCGTCGCCAGCTCCAACTGCCGCGAGCATCATTACAGGATCACGCTCTACGCCGATCGCGACGGGACGTTGCGCGGCATCGATTGCGAGGCGACCGTGGATTCCGGCGCCTATTCGTCCTATCCGTTTTCGGCGTGTCTGGAAGCTGCGCAGGTCGCAAGCATCCTGCCCGGTCCGTACAAGATGCCGGCTTATCGCTGCCGCACCTTCTCGATCGCCACCAACAAATGCCCGATCCTGCCGTATCGCGGTGTGGCGCGCACCGGCGTCTGTTTTGCCCTGGAGTTGATGCTCGACCTCGTGGCGGCGGAGGCCGGCTTGGAGCCCGGCGAGGTGCGGCTGCGCAACCTGGTCCAGCCGGAGCAGATGCCGTTCGACAACATCACGAAAAAGCATTTCGACAGCGGCGATTATCCGCAGGCGATGCGGCGTGCGCTGGCCGCGATCGACGTCGAATCCATTCGCGCGAAGCAGGCGCAGGGTGAGGCCGACGGCCGCCGGATCGGCGTCGGCGTCTCCATCTATTGCGAGCAGGCCGCGCACGGCACTTCGGTCTATTCCGGCTGGGGCATCCCGATGGTGCCCGGCCATGAACAGGCTTCCGCACGCTTGACGCCGGACGGCGGCCTCGAATTGCGCGTCGGCGTGCATTCGCACGGGCAGGGCATGGAGACGACGCTTGCCCAGGTCGCGCATGAGATGCTTGGCATCGACGTTGCAAGAATCCGCATCATTCTCGGCGATACCGCGATGACGCCCTATTCGACGGGCACCTGGGGCTCGCGCTCGATGGTGATGGCCGGCGGCGCGGTGGCGACGGCCTGCCGGGAGCTCGGCGAACGAGCCAGGCGCATCGGCGCAAAGCTGTTGCAGCACGATCCGGCCTCGGTGGTGTTGCAGAACGGCGAGGTGCGCGGCGTCAATGGCAGCGTCAGCCTGAGGGCGATCGCCCACACCTGGTATCGCCGCCCGCAGGATCTTCCTGTTGATGTCGATCCCGGCGGGCTGGAGGTGACGCAAGGCTACAAGCCCGTGCGGGACAGCGGGACCTTCAGCTATGCCGCGCATGCGGCCGTCGTCGCCGTCGACCCTGACGTCGGCGAAGTCGAGATCCTCGACTATGTGATCGTCGAGGATGGCGGCGTGCTGGTCAACCCGCTCGTCGTCGACGGCCAGATCTATGGCGGTCTCGCTCAGGGCATCGGCACCGCGCTGTACGAGGAAATGCCGTTCGACGCCTCCGGCCAGCCGCTGGCGACGACGCTCGCCGACTATCTGCTTCCCGGCGCGACCGAGGTTCCTGCAGCCCGCCTCGATCACATGGAGACGCCGTCGCCCTATACGCAGTTCGGCGTCAAGGGCATCGGCGAAGGCGGGGCGATCGCGCCGCCGGCCGCGATTGCCAATGCCGTCAACGATGCACTGCGCCCGCTCGGCGTCGAGCTGATGCAGTCGCCGATCACGCCGCATCGCGTCGTTGCGGCCGTGCTGGCGGCGCGCGCTGCAGAACGGAGCGCGGCATGA
- a CDS encoding Rieske (2Fe-2S) protein, with protein sequence MDDAAVRPDESGWIAVCDLGRLEAESIVRVAGHDLLVIWNEGDVVACERACPHEQADLGLGQVTAGRLLCPRHAASFDLRDGTITSGWPSPPLRLYPVRIRGEQVWIEAGRRQPGR encoded by the coding sequence GTGGATGATGCGGCTGTTCGTCCGGACGAGTCCGGTTGGATTGCCGTCTGCGATCTCGGCCGGCTGGAGGCGGAGAGCATCGTCCGCGTCGCCGGGCACGACCTGCTGGTGATCTGGAACGAGGGCGATGTCGTTGCATGCGAGCGCGCCTGTCCGCATGAACAGGCGGACCTCGGTTTAGGGCAGGTGACGGCGGGGCGGCTGTTATGCCCGCGCCATGCGGCCTCATTCGATTTACGCGATGGGACGATCACCTCGGGATGGCCGAGCCCGCCGTTGCGGCTCTATCCGGTGCGGATCAGAGGAGAGCAAGTCTGGATTGAGGCGGGGCGACGACAACCGGGGCGATGA
- a CDS encoding xanthine dehydrogenase family Fe-S subunit, which produces MTTIALNVNRRAVELPAEPRTSLADFVRDKLDLTGTHLGCEHGVCGACTVLLDGVPARSCITYAVACEGADITTIEGLDEDEVTTELRAAFSREHALQCGYCTPGMLVSARDLVLRLPDADERRIRVGLSGNLCRCTGYVGIVRAVQSVIEARRARNIAPQADGGRTILGPAGSGRAAPSRTEPSRQPTRQALAPTSDNAARGIIPDFTPATVLDQHFTLSHAPERVFAMFDEIEGIAACLPGVTLTARPTPERAEGAIRVRLGPIAAAFEGAARVERDPATLTGRIVGIGSDQRSHSATQGEIRYRLLPLDGGAATRVELSIGYTLTGLLAQVGRPGLVRDLARRLVAEFANNLDRHMSGVPSGMATPAELSGWSIVSDVLRARIARLFGRKAEPG; this is translated from the coding sequence ATGACCACGATCGCGCTCAATGTCAATCGGCGCGCGGTGGAGCTGCCGGCCGAGCCGCGTACCAGCCTCGCCGATTTCGTGCGCGACAAGCTCGACCTGACCGGCACGCATCTCGGCTGCGAGCACGGCGTCTGCGGCGCCTGCACCGTGCTGCTCGACGGCGTGCCGGCGCGATCCTGCATCACCTATGCGGTGGCCTGCGAAGGCGCCGATATCACCACGATCGAAGGACTTGACGAGGACGAGGTTACGACCGAGCTGCGCGCCGCCTTTAGCCGCGAGCATGCGCTGCAATGCGGCTATTGCACGCCGGGAATGCTGGTCTCCGCGCGCGACCTGGTACTGCGCTTGCCGGATGCCGACGAACGACGGATTCGCGTCGGCCTCAGCGGCAACCTCTGCCGCTGCACCGGCTATGTCGGCATCGTGCGGGCGGTGCAGTCCGTGATCGAAGCCCGGCGCGCGCGCAACATTGCGCCGCAGGCCGATGGGGGCCGGACCATCCTCGGTCCCGCCGGTTCCGGGCGCGCCGCGCCCAGCCGAACCGAGCCGTCGCGGCAGCCGACCCGCCAGGCGTTGGCACCGACATCGGATAATGCCGCTCGGGGCATCATTCCCGACTTCACCCCGGCGACTGTTCTTGATCAACACTTCACGCTGTCGCACGCGCCGGAAAGAGTGTTCGCGATGTTCGATGAGATCGAAGGCATCGCAGCCTGCCTTCCCGGCGTGACGTTGACGGCACGACCCACGCCGGAGCGTGCCGAAGGTGCCATCCGCGTCAGGCTCGGGCCGATCGCGGCGGCCTTCGAGGGAGCTGCGCGCGTCGAGCGCGACCCGGCGACGCTCACGGGGAGAATCGTCGGCATCGGCAGCGACCAGCGCAGCCATTCGGCGACGCAAGGCGAGATCCGTTATCGGCTGCTGCCGCTCGACGGCGGCGCGGCGACCCGCGTCGAATTGTCGATCGGCTACACGCTCACCGGACTACTGGCGCAGGTCGGCCGTCCCGGCCTGGTGAGGGATCTCGCCCGGCGCCTGGTTGCGGAGTTCGCCAACAATCTCGACCGCCACATGTCGGGCGTGCCCTCCGGGATGGCGACCCCGGCCGAACTGAGCGGCTGGTCGATCGTCTCCGACGTCCTGCGCGCCCGCATCGCGCGCCTGTTCGGTCGCAAAGCCGAGCCGGGATGA
- a CDS encoding ABC transporter ATP-binding protein → MLEIRDMVCGYGGVTALRGISLDVKAGQLVALIGANGAGKSTTLRAISGLVPPRAGQMRFEGIDITGARPPRVLASGIAHCPEGRRVFPHMSVEENLDMGAYLRRGSGEIAVDRDRIYTEFPRLAERRRQAAGTLSGGEQQMLAIGRALMSRPRLILFDEPSLGLAPNIVERTFAIIRAIRDAGTTVLLVEQNAFAALEMCDHAYLLENGRIVLSGAGAELIENEHVRKAYLGG, encoded by the coding sequence GTGCTTGAGATCCGCGACATGGTGTGCGGCTATGGCGGCGTCACCGCATTACGCGGGATTTCGCTGGACGTGAAGGCCGGTCAGCTCGTCGCCCTGATTGGCGCCAATGGCGCCGGCAAGAGCACGACGCTGCGCGCGATCTCCGGCCTCGTGCCGCCGCGCGCGGGACAGATGCGGTTCGAGGGCATCGACATCACGGGGGCGAGGCCTCCGCGCGTGCTGGCGAGCGGGATTGCGCATTGTCCGGAGGGGCGGCGGGTGTTCCCACACATGAGCGTCGAGGAAAATCTCGACATGGGGGCCTACCTCCGTCGTGGTTCGGGCGAGATCGCGGTCGATCGCGATCGCATCTACACGGAATTTCCGCGGCTCGCCGAGCGGCGCCGGCAGGCGGCCGGCACGTTGTCCGGCGGCGAGCAGCAGATGCTCGCGATCGGGCGGGCGCTGATGTCGCGGCCGCGATTGATCCTGTTCGACGAGCCCTCGCTCGGGCTTGCACCCAATATCGTCGAGCGCACCTTTGCGATCATTCGCGCCATTCGCGATGCCGGCACCACGGTGCTGCTGGTCGAGCAGAACGCGTTCGCTGCGCTCGAGATGTGCGATCATGCCTATCTGCTCGAGAACGGCCGCATCGTGCTGTCCGGAGCCGGCGCCGAGCTGATCGAGAACGAGCATGTGCGGAAGGCCTATCTCGGTGGATGA
- a CDS encoding branched-chain amino acid ABC transporter permease, which translates to MNEFLQHLVNMLVLGGTYALLGIGLTLIFGIMNVVNFTHGVLYTFGAYVMFIVVQQLGLNFFLALPVAVLAGWLLGAAIELTLLRPLRGSDIDTTMLVMIGAWIAMQSGTLWIWGGVAKSVATPFPEAPLVLGPVSVSWLRLFVLAAAALLIVVTYLLINKTSLGRAMRATFQDHDTASLMGVNVDMIYTSTFAVGSSLAAAAGALLGPVYVIFPQMGDLAAVKAFAIVILGGLGNITGAVIGGFILALAEELGAGYVSSGYRDAMGFLIIIAVLIFRPTGLFARAERVG; encoded by the coding sequence TTGAACGAATTTCTCCAGCATCTCGTCAACATGCTCGTGCTTGGCGGCACCTATGCGCTGCTCGGCATCGGTTTGACGCTGATCTTCGGCATCATGAACGTCGTGAACTTCACGCACGGCGTGCTGTACACGTTCGGGGCCTACGTCATGTTCATCGTGGTGCAGCAGCTCGGCCTGAACTTCTTCCTCGCATTGCCGGTGGCCGTGCTGGCCGGATGGCTGCTCGGCGCAGCGATCGAACTCACCCTGCTGCGCCCGCTGCGCGGCTCCGACATCGACACCACGATGCTGGTCATGATCGGCGCCTGGATCGCGATGCAGTCGGGCACGCTGTGGATCTGGGGCGGCGTCGCCAAGTCGGTGGCCACGCCATTCCCCGAGGCGCCCCTGGTGCTCGGGCCGGTGTCGGTGTCCTGGTTGCGCCTGTTCGTTCTCGCCGCCGCAGCGCTGTTGATCGTGGTGACCTACCTCCTCATCAACAAGACCAGCCTCGGCCGAGCGATGCGAGCGACGTTCCAGGATCACGACACGGCCTCGCTGATGGGCGTCAACGTCGATATGATCTACACATCGACGTTCGCGGTCGGCTCGAGCCTTGCCGCCGCCGCGGGAGCTCTGCTCGGGCCGGTCTATGTGATCTTCCCGCAAATGGGTGATCTCGCTGCCGTCAAGGCCTTTGCCATCGTCATCCTGGGTGGCCTCGGCAACATCACGGGCGCGGTGATCGGCGGCTTCATCCTTGCATTGGCCGAGGAGCTCGGTGCCGGATACGTTTCGTCGGGCTATCGCGACGCCATGGGCTTTCTGATCATCATCGCGGTCCTGATCTTCCGGCCGACCGGCCTGTTCGCGCGCGCGGAGCGCGTGGGATGA
- a CDS encoding ABC transporter substrate-binding protein, protein MTRAFGLVGTIALATALFGGTAQAQTIKIGVNEPLTGAFAASGTYVVNGARIAADEINAKGGVLGKKIELVIEDNKSNPTEAAAVAEKLITSDKVPVLMGAWGSSLTLAVMPKLMEYETPMVVETSSSGKITTTGNPFIFRISPPSAVEAAAFKGIVDKLALKKVDFLVINNDWGRGTAEDFSKMVKEKGIAVGLVETMDQGAQDMSAQLSKIKSSDSETVIVTTAVDQLTLIFKQAAALGLKKRIITTGGSQNPDQIIAQAGAAANGTMHLTTFLPWFPDKTPNPEATNYFVSEWKKRGFDFAGCTESFRGYDGIRTVAAAIEKAGKAEPAAIKAAFWDIKVKGLNGDIVFRKSGPEGKESGQSQPNVYLIEINDGKIEMKTL, encoded by the coding sequence ATGACACGAGCATTCGGATTGGTTGGGACAATCGCGCTGGCGACGGCGTTGTTCGGCGGCACCGCACAGGCGCAGACCATCAAGATCGGCGTCAACGAGCCGCTCACCGGCGCGTTCGCCGCCTCCGGCACCTATGTCGTCAACGGTGCCAGGATCGCCGCCGACGAGATCAACGCCAAGGGCGGCGTGCTCGGCAAGAAGATCGAACTCGTGATCGAGGACAACAAGAGCAACCCGACGGAAGCCGCTGCCGTCGCCGAAAAGCTCATCACCAGCGACAAGGTGCCGGTGCTGATGGGCGCCTGGGGCTCGAGCCTCACGCTTGCGGTGATGCCGAAGCTGATGGAATACGAGACACCGATGGTGGTCGAGACCTCGTCCTCGGGCAAGATCACGACAACGGGCAATCCCTTCATCTTCCGCATCTCGCCGCCCTCTGCGGTCGAGGCCGCGGCCTTCAAGGGCATCGTCGACAAGCTCGCGCTGAAGAAGGTCGATTTCCTTGTGATCAACAACGACTGGGGCCGCGGCACGGCCGAAGATTTCAGCAAGATGGTGAAGGAGAAGGGGATCGCCGTCGGCCTTGTCGAAACCATGGATCAGGGCGCGCAGGACATGAGCGCGCAGCTCTCCAAGATCAAGAGCTCGGACTCCGAAACGGTCATCGTCACCACCGCGGTCGATCAGCTCACCCTGATCTTCAAGCAGGCCGCGGCGCTAGGCTTGAAGAAGCGCATCATCACGACGGGCGGCTCGCAGAATCCGGACCAGATCATCGCCCAGGCGGGAGCTGCCGCCAACGGGACCATGCATCTGACCACGTTCCTGCCGTGGTTCCCCGACAAGACGCCGAACCCGGAAGCGACCAATTATTTCGTCTCCGAATGGAAGAAGCGCGGTTTCGACTTCGCCGGCTGCACCGAGAGCTTTCGCGGCTATGACGGCATCCGCACCGTGGCCGCTGCAATCGAGAAGGCGGGCAAGGCCGAGCCGGCGGCGATCAAGGCAGCGTTCTGGGACATCAAGGTGAAGGGGCTCAACGGCGATATCGTGTTCCGCAAGTCCGGGCCCGAAGGCAAGGAGAGCGGGCAAAGCCAGCCGAACGTCTATCTCATCGAGATCAACGACGGCAAGATCGAGATGAAGACGCTCTAG
- a CDS encoding ABC transporter ATP-binding protein → MTARGIAMTVEQVAVRFGGLVAISDMSFTVGEGEIVSLIGPNGAGKTTAFNVMTGFLTPSAGRVTYQGITLAGLKPHEIADLGLIRTFQRTSVFPNDTVYDNLLIGLHRQGRVRLLDAILGLPGARASERKLRQRAGELIEWVGLERRAHDAAGSLSYGEQRLVGVALALAAEPSMLLLDEPVSGMNASETHRFIELIRSIRDRGITILLVEHDMPMVMTVSDRIVVLNYGRIIAEGTPEEIRNNAAVIEAYLGHGAARA, encoded by the coding sequence ATGACGGCGCGCGGCATTGCCATGACGGTCGAGCAGGTCGCGGTCCGCTTCGGCGGGCTGGTTGCGATCTCCGACATGAGCTTCACCGTCGGCGAGGGCGAGATCGTCAGTCTGATCGGGCCGAACGGTGCTGGAAAGACCACCGCCTTCAACGTCATGACCGGCTTCCTGACGCCGAGCGCGGGCCGCGTCACCTATCAGGGAATCACGCTTGCCGGGTTGAAGCCGCACGAGATCGCCGATCTCGGCCTGATCCGCACCTTCCAGCGCACCAGCGTTTTTCCCAACGACACCGTGTACGACAATCTCCTGATCGGGCTGCATCGCCAGGGCAGGGTCCGCCTGCTCGACGCCATCCTGGGGCTGCCCGGCGCGCGCGCCTCGGAGCGCAAGCTGCGGCAGCGCGCCGGCGAGTTGATCGAGTGGGTCGGTCTCGAACGCCGCGCTCATGATGCGGCCGGCTCGCTCTCCTATGGCGAGCAGCGCCTAGTCGGCGTCGCGCTGGCTCTCGCGGCCGAGCCGTCGATGCTGCTGCTCGACGAGCCGGTCTCGGGCATGAATGCCTCGGAGACGCACCGCTTTATCGAGCTGATCCGTAGCATCCGCGACCGCGGCATCACGATCCTGCTGGTCGAGCACGACATGCCGATGGTGATGACGGTCTCCGATCGCATCGTGGTGCTGAACTACGGCCGCATCATCGCGGAGGGGACACCGGAGGAGATCCGCAATAATGCGGCGGTGATCGAGGCTTATCTCGGACATGGAGCGGCGCGTGCTTGA
- a CDS encoding branched-chain amino acid ABC transporter permease, with the protein MKAIITLLSVAALASVPLWLRDPYLLNALITTGIFIIGAMSLNLLLGFTGQLSLGHIAFFGIGAYVSALTSLGFDIGLPGDLRLVHTPWPPIAGFVLATLIAGLCGYFVGLLSFRVRGAYFVIVTISFAEVVRLVALNWVELTQGPLALTNIPSVALPLPGFGELTLRTKMQNYYLVLVVALIAYLLVARLVHSHFGRAMRGLMENETLAVSVGIDVTRTLTIAAVISAAIAGAAGSLYAHYIRIIDPEVFAFINTVTMVIMVITGGKGSLAGPVVGGLIFGLLPVALRPVMAPEAQWIAYGGVLMAILFVLPRGIVPSLAQRFNRRGSPPPALAPATLPETGAKEPA; encoded by the coding sequence ATGAAGGCAATCATCACCCTTCTTTCGGTCGCAGCGCTTGCCTCGGTGCCACTCTGGCTGCGCGACCCCTATCTCCTGAATGCGTTGATCACGACCGGTATCTTTATCATCGGCGCGATGAGCCTCAACCTGCTGCTCGGCTTCACCGGCCAGCTCAGCCTCGGTCATATCGCCTTCTTCGGCATCGGCGCCTATGTCAGTGCGCTGACATCGCTCGGCTTCGATATCGGCCTGCCCGGCGACCTGCGTCTGGTCCATACGCCATGGCCGCCGATTGCGGGTTTCGTGCTCGCGACCCTGATCGCGGGATTATGCGGCTATTTCGTCGGCCTGCTCTCGTTCCGCGTCCGCGGCGCCTATTTCGTCATCGTCACGATCTCTTTTGCCGAGGTGGTCCGGCTGGTCGCGCTGAACTGGGTCGAGCTGACGCAGGGCCCGCTGGCGCTGACCAACATTCCATCCGTCGCGCTGCCGTTACCCGGTTTCGGCGAGCTGACGCTGCGCACCAAGATGCAGAACTACTACCTCGTGCTGGTGGTGGCGCTCATCGCCTATCTTCTGGTCGCGCGCCTCGTTCATTCCCATTTCGGCCGCGCCATGCGCGGGCTGATGGAGAACGAGACGCTCGCCGTCTCCGTCGGTATCGACGTCACCAGGACGCTCACGATTGCCGCGGTGATCTCGGCGGCGATCGCGGGTGCGGCCGGCAGCCTCTATGCGCACTACATCCGGATCATCGATCCTGAAGTCTTTGCCTTCATCAACACCGTCACCATGGTCATCATGGTCATCACCGGCGGCAAGGGGTCGCTGGCCGGGCCCGTTGTTGGCGGCCTGATCTTCGGGCTGCTGCCGGTCGCTTTGCGGCCGGTCATGGCGCCGGAAGCGCAATGGATCGCCTATGGCGGCGTGTTGATGGCCATCCTGTTCGTATTGCCGCGCGGCATTGTGCCCTCGCTGGCACAGCGATTTAACCGGAGAGGGAGCCCCCCGCCGGCGCTGGCGCCGGCGACGCTTCCCGAAACCGGCGCCAAGGAGCCGGCATGA
- a CDS encoding amidohydrolase/deacetylase family metallohydrolase: MSVTASFDLLLRGGRVICPASGVDGIRDVAIRNGKIAAVTSDILPTSAKEVVDVSGKLVLPGLIDTHAHVYQYVSGRFGMNPDMVGVQSGVTTLVDQGGPSCMTLPGFRHFIAEPSISRVYAFLSAYLVGGLEGHFYPQLYSPDGVDIDATVKAATANLDIVRGIKAHAEIGGFARWGIRVIEMAAEIGKRADLPVYVHFGQLWGLPESGANGEDADTILTRVIPLLREGDILAHPFTRHPGGFVNREGEVHPVIRAALDRGLKVDVGHGSHFSYRLAKKAIAAGIVPTTLGADIHGYNTHVPAPAGTPDEHEDEENHPFAGQAKFSLVQAMSSMMALGLSLEQVVPMVTSNPARMLGRSGEIGALKVGMDADVSVLNERNGRFVLKDNEKNEVIAERLLQPAFCLRAGSRFDAVAPILPQAVAA; encoded by the coding sequence ATGTCCGTCACTGCCAGCTTTGACCTTCTGCTGCGAGGCGGCCGCGTGATCTGTCCGGCCTCGGGCGTGGACGGCATCAGGGACGTCGCCATCCGCAACGGCAAGATCGCGGCGGTCACATCCGACATCCTGCCGACCAGCGCGAAGGAGGTCGTCGACGTCAGCGGCAAGCTCGTGTTGCCCGGACTGATCGACACCCACGCGCATGTCTATCAATATGTCTCCGGCCGCTTCGGCATGAACCCCGACATGGTCGGTGTGCAGTCGGGCGTGACGACGCTGGTCGACCAGGGCGGCCCGTCCTGCATGACGTTGCCCGGCTTTCGTCACTTCATCGCGGAGCCGTCGATCTCGCGCGTCTATGCGTTCCTTTCCGCCTATCTCGTCGGCGGCCTCGAGGGGCATTTCTATCCGCAGCTTTATAGCCCCGATGGCGTCGACATCGATGCGACCGTGAAAGCGGCGACGGCCAATCTCGACATCGTGCGTGGTATCAAGGCTCACGCCGAGATCGGCGGCTTCGCGCGCTGGGGCATTCGCGTCATCGAGATGGCGGCGGAGATCGGCAAGCGGGCGGACCTGCCGGTCTACGTGCATTTCGGCCAGCTCTGGGGCCTGCCCGAGAGCGGCGCCAATGGCGAGGATGCCGACACCATCCTCACCCGCGTGATCCCGCTGCTGCGCGAGGGCGACATCCTCGCCCATCCCTTCACGCGCCATCCCGGCGGTTTCGTCAACCGCGAAGGCGAGGTGCATCCGGTGATCCGGGCCGCGCTCGACCGCGGCCTGAAAGTCGATGTCGGCCATGGCAGCCATTTCTCGTATCGGCTTGCGAAGAAGGCAATCGCCGCCGGAATCGTTCCGACGACGCTCGGCGCCGACATCCATGGCTACAACACCCATGTGCCGGCTCCGGCCGGGACGCCCGACGAGCACGAGGACGAGGAGAACCATCCCTTCGCGGGCCAGGCCAAGTTCAGCCTGGTCCAGGCGATGAGCTCGATGATGGCGCTCGGCCTGTCGCTGGAGCAGGTGGTGCCGATGGTCACCTCCAATCCCGCCAGGATGCTCGGCCGCAGCGGGGAGATCGGCGCGCTCAAGGTCGGCATGGACGCCGACGTGTCCGTGCTCAACGAGAGGAACGGCCGCTTCGTCCTCAAGGACAACGAGAAGAACGAGGTGATCGCCGAACGTCTGCTTCAGCCGGCGTTCTGCCTGCGCGCCGGTAGCCGCTTTGACGCGGTTGCGCCGATCCTGCCACAGGCCGTCGCGGCGTAA
- a CDS encoding FAD binding domain-containing protein, with product MKPAPFAYERPRDLDTALSMLAASGGAAKIIAGGQSLGPMLNLRLVQPELVVDISGLAELKRAELSGGELVLGALVTHADIEDGRTSDVTRGAMRGVAANIAYRAVRNRGTVGGSLSHADPAADWISALAALGARVGLRSLAGARAMAIEAFVVGALESALHTGEIVEAIHVPARAASAHWGYAKSCRKTGEFAHAIGAALVDPAAASARIVIGAIDAAPIVVTDAAELFGGRIAADYKQRFDIRVADALLVKAGIDDAAQRHIHLSVLKRAVQEAAA from the coding sequence ATGAAACCGGCGCCCTTCGCCTACGAACGTCCGCGAGATCTCGACACGGCGCTGTCGATGCTCGCCGCAAGCGGCGGGGCGGCAAAAATCATCGCCGGCGGTCAGTCGCTCGGCCCGATGCTCAATCTGCGGCTGGTGCAGCCGGAGCTGGTGGTCGACATCTCCGGCCTTGCCGAACTCAAGCGGGCCGAGCTCTCCGGTGGGGAGCTCGTGCTCGGGGCCCTGGTGACGCATGCCGATATCGAGGACGGTCGCACGTCCGACGTGACACGCGGCGCCATGCGCGGTGTTGCTGCGAACATCGCCTATCGCGCGGTGCGCAATCGCGGCACGGTCGGCGGCTCGCTGAGCCACGCCGATCCCGCCGCCGACTGGATTTCGGCACTGGCTGCCCTGGGCGCGCGGGTAGGGCTGCGCAGCCTTGCCGGGGCGCGCGCGATGGCCATCGAAGCGTTCGTCGTCGGTGCGTTGGAATCGGCTCTCCACACCGGCGAGATCGTCGAAGCGATCCATGTGCCGGCGCGGGCGGCCTCCGCGCATTGGGGTTATGCCAAGAGCTGCCGCAAGACCGGCGAGTTCGCCCATGCCATCGGCGCGGCGCTGGTCGATCCGGCCGCCGCCTCCGCCCGCATCGTGATCGGGGCGATCGACGCGGCGCCGATCGTCGTGACCGACGCGGCCGAGCTGTTCGGCGGGCGCATTGCCGCGGACTACAAGCAGCGTTTCGACATCCGCGTTGCCGACGCTCTTCTCGTCAAGGCCGGTATCGACGACGCCGCGCAGCGCCACATCCATCTCAGCGTGTTGAAGCGCGCCGTGCAGGAGGCCGCGGCATGA